The stretch of DNA tatttttccttgtttcctttcccccctgggatattttccctgatggtgcccctggccttatagcttcctgcttttccaactaggtttatagcttagctaataataataataataacaataataataataataataataatgataaggatattattattattattagtagtagtagtagtagtattattattattattattattattattattattattattattattattattattattattattattattattattattattattattattattattatagaaaaagaaGAGTTGGCAAAGAGAACACGGATATAAGCCCTCTGACCTTTTCAGTGACCTGTTCCACTTTGTAggtatataattttcttatctcGCATAGTAAATAACCTTTTCCCAGTACTCCCAATTACACTCGACATTCTCTGACATTTCGCATGGACACCTGTTTCGCGAGCCATGCTCTTGTTCCTGTATTCAtaattgtattcattattcattgaTGTTTATTTGTATTCGTGTTCATTATTCATCGGTGTATATTTGTAACTATGTACTTGTAATGTTGTATTGTACTATAATGATAATTCAAGAATTGATCAAATTGTTACTTTTTAACTTTGTACTGATacatgaaatatttgatatttagctgattttttttttattattcataacaaATATAACTTCCTGATGTATAATTATTCATCTATGTATATAaagagttcttctaggagaaggagactccaaaatcaaactattgttctctggtcttaggtaatgccgtagcctctgtaccatggtcttccactgtcttgggttagagatctcttgcttgagggtacactcgggcacactattctatctaaattctcctCCTCTTTtgttataagtttatatattttatataggaaatatttaatttaatgttgttactcttcttaaaatattttatttttccttttttcctttcctcgctgggctattttccctgttggagcctctgggcttatatcatccggcttttccaactagggttgtaaattagccagcaataataacaataataatttgtaatGGTTTGCGTGTTATTTTGACCTTTACGATGCTTATCAATCAATCCTTGGTCAATCTCATACTTTTTACCTCGCTTATactaccacatgaaatttaattttggcttaattttgatttaatttttactgaattttgctaaataaataaaacttcaCTTTTAGCCTCGTTTGTATTGGtactcaaaataaaatttttggcatttttttttatcagttaccACTTTTGGCAAACAATAATTTCctgttatttattaaaatataaagcTAGATTATTGAAACAACGATTTTACTAATTCATTgtatataatcttttattattattattattattgttattattattattattgttattattattattattattattattattacttgtcaagttactggtacaaccatagttgcaaaaccaagatgctataagcccaagggctccaacagggaaaaatagcccagtgaggaaagggaataaggaaatgaactataagagaagtaatgaacaattaaaatggaatattttaagaacagaaggaacattaaaataattctttcatatataactataaaaacttcacaaaagaaacaaaaggaagagaaataagatagaatagtgtactcgagtgtaccctcaagcaagagaactctatccttagacagtggatgaccatggtacagaggctgtggcactacccaagactagagaacaatggtttgactttggagtatccttctcatagaagagctgcttaccagagctaaagcaGTAGTtacttccgccaacaaagttggaagaaggttatgttgtgtgtgtgtttgtttgtttgtttgtgaacagcctcctgggcacaattttaatcgtatagtaataaaacttacagggattaactattatataaatggctagaaattattaaagttggaaggtcaaggtcagaggtcaaggtcgtgGTCAATCAAAATgtttaattcacgtaatcagccgtaagtttggacatcgttgtcacagacttcaaacttagtttatatttgagtgtatgaaaatccacgccatttaatccatgctaaggtcaaaggtcaaggtcaaagttgagcaaaagATTGAGAATTaagatgccgcggcggaggtctgcgctctagttagtgcccctctagttactatcgttttgaataatgatatttttctaAATTGTAATTTAATTTACTGATTTGTTACAGCTTGATAAGCCAACATGATCTCCCGAGTCTTTAAAGCATATTTTCTTGGTTTGGCCATAGCAGTTGCCATGGTGAGTTGGTCTTAACTATTATTTATTATACATTGaaacatatttaaaaataaatcttttattcatCACTACAAGTTTATGTTCgaatagttttttatttgattttttgtctGATTACTTTttttatacatgattatatatattcataattgattttggtaatttttttgtcATAACAAATCATGTGAGatattaaattttgatttttcttaaacctgagaaaatatttttgagaaatattttgGTTAAGTAAGATTTTTCATGTAATATCCTTCTGGGGATATAATTCCTTatagatttttattaataaatgaaaaaaaaatagtaattgaaaattttacatgagtatatgtattttatttctcaAAAAATAGTGGCTAACGAAGATTCCCCTTGTAATATATTGCTTAAGATATGATATTTTAGGCTTAATTCTATCTTTTAGAAAATAGTAAAGGAATAttttacataagtatatgtattttatttctcaAAAAATAGTGGCTAACGAAGATTCCCCTTGTAATATATggcttaaaatatgatattttaggcTTAATTCTATCTTTTAGAAAATAGTAAAGGAATAttttacataagtatatgtattttatttctcaAAAAATAGTGGCTAACGAAGATTCCCCTTGTAATATATggcttaaaatatgatattttaggcTTAATTCTATCTTTTTGAAAATAGTAAAGGAATAttttacataagtatatgtattttatttctgaaaaaaatagtgGCTAACGAAGATTCCCCTTGTAATATATggcttaaaatatgatattttaggcTTAATTCTATCTTTTTGAAAATAGTAAAGGAATAttttacataagtatatgtattttatttctcaAAAAATAGTGGCTAACGAAGATTCCCCTTGTAATATATggcttaaaatatgatattttagacTAAATTCTATCTTtttgaaaatagtaaaagaatattttacataagtatatgtattttatttctcaAAAAATAGTGGCTAACGAAGACTCCCCTTGTAATATATggcttaaaatatgatattttaggcTTAATTCTATCTTTTTGAAAATAGTAAAGGAATAttttacataagtatatgtattttatttctcaAAAAATAGTGGCTAACGAAGACTCCCCTTGTAATATATTGCTCAAGATATGATATTTTAGGCTTAATTCTATCTTTTAGAAAATAGTAAAGGAATATTTTACATgagtatatgtattttatttctcaAAAAATAGTGGCTAACGAAGATTCCTCTTGTAATATATTGCTCAAGATATGATATTTTAGGCTTAATTCTATCTTTTTGAAAATAGTAAAGGAATATTTTACATAAGTATATGTtttttctatctatataccaaggcacttcccccaattttggggggtagccgacaccaacaatgaaacaaaacaaaaaggggacctctactctctatgttccttcagcctaatcagggactcaaccgagttcagctggtactgctagggtgccacagcccaacctcccacatttccaccacagatgaagcttcataatgctgactcccctactgctgctacctccgcggtcatctaaggccccggaggaagcagcagggcctactggaactgcgtcacaatcgctcgccattcattcctatttctagcacgctctcttgcctctcttacatctatcctcctatcacccagagctttcttcacaccatccatccacccaaacctcggccttcctcttgtacttctcccctcaactcttgcattcatcaccttctttagcagacaaccattttccattctctcaacatggccaaaccacctcaacacattcatatccactctagccgctaactcatttcttacacccgttctctccctcaccacttcgttcctaaccctatctactcgagatacaccagccatactcctcagacacttcatctcaaacacattcaatttctgtctctccatcactttcattccccacgactccgatccatacatcacagttggtacaatcactttctcatatagaactctctttacattcatgcccaaccctctattttttactactcccttaactgcccccaaaactttgcaactttcattcactctctgacgtacatctgcttccactccaccatttgctgcaacaatagaccccaagtacttaaactgatccacctcctcaagtaactctccattcaacatgacattcaaccttgcaccaccttcccttctcgtacatctcataaccttactcttacccacattaactctcaacttccttctctcacacacccttccaaattctgtcactagtcggtcaagcttctcttctgtgtctgctaccagtacagtatcatccgcaaacaacaactgatttacctcccattcatggtcattctcgcctaccagttttaatcctcgtccaagcactcgagcattcacctctctcaccactccatcaacatacaagttaaacaaccacggcgacatcacacatccctgtctcagccccactctcaccggaaaccaatcactcacttcatttcctattctaacacatgctttactacctttgtataaacttttcactgcttgcaacaaccttccaccaactcatataacctcatcacatcccacattgcttccctatcaactctatcatatgctttctccagatccataaacgcaacatacacctccttaccttttgctaaatatttctcgcatatctgcctaactgtaaaaatctgattcatacaacccctacctcttctaaaaccaccctgtacttccaagattgcattctctgttttatccttaatcctattaatcagtagagagagatgtattttatttctgaaaaaaaaatagttgctaaCGAAGACTCCCCTTGTAATATATGGCTTAAGATATGATATTTTAGGCTCAATTCTATCTTTTAAAAATAGGAAAGGAATAttttacataagtatatgtattttatttctcaAAATACAGTGGCTAACGAAGACGCCCCTTGTAATATATTGCTTAAGATATGATATTTTAGGCTTAATTCTCTTTTAAAAAATAGTAAAGGAAGAttttacataagtatatgtattttatttctcaAAAAATAGTGGCTAACGAAGACCCCCCTTGTAATATATTGCTCAAGATATGATATTTTAGAGTTAATTCTTGTATTCTTTATCATCTTTACAGGTTCACATGGCAAAAGCAGAGGGCACTAATAGTACTGGTGGTACATCAATTGATATTTCATCCAGTGTTGAtggtaagttgttgttgttgttattattattattattattattattattattattattattattattattatttccattattattattattattattattattattattattcttctttttcttcttcttcttcttctttttcttcttcttcttcttcttcttcttcttcttcttcttcttcttcttcttcttcttcttcttcttcttctttttcttcttcttcttcttcttcttcttcttattattattattattattacggtattattgttattatcattattattattatttctattattattattactattattattattattattattattacttttatcattattattattattattattattattattattattattattattagtattagtattattatcattattattattattattattattattattattattattataaaacaaccCTTCCCTTGTACCACATAATATACCCTCACTCCTAATTCATTTTATCTTTGTTATCTGTTATTCattgtttactactactactactactactactactactactactactactactactactactactactactatgtatCACTCTCATTCCTCTTTTGATTGTCTCTTGTGCATATTTCTCTTTCAGGCTATATTTGGTCTTTTTCATGctcattattatgttttttttttattttcttgatttctCCGAGATCATTTGAACGTTAATTTCTAGATGATTTCCCTTCTTGGTCTTTAGTGCCGTCAGTGCTCCTCGCGCGTCACACTGTAGGCATTAAAAAAGGGTCTTATTGGCGTGCCTTTGCCATCTTAGCTTCACCCACTTGCTAGCTTTCTACATTACTTACTTTTCTCCTTGTTTCACAAACAATTTTTACTTTGATCTCTCAGTTGCCCCTATAGTTAAGTGCCAAATTTTGCAAAATATTTGCAAATGATTGATATTTTTGTGCCAAATTTTGCAATTTATTTGCAAATGGTTGATATTTTTGTGCCAAATTTTCCAAATTATTTGCAAATGATTGATATTTTTGTGCCAAATTTTGCAAATTATTTGCAAATGATTGATATTTTTGTGCCAAATTTTCCAAATTGTTTGCAAATGATTGATATTTTTGTACCAAATTCTATAAATTATTTGCAAAGGGATTCATGTTTTTCTTTCGTGTTTCAGACTCGTACAAGTATGACCAGTTTGTCGATGTGGTATTGGGAGCTGGGCAGACCATAGTTTCGGTAAGGAGTTGTGTGTTTTTAATAACATTGAACAAAGCTcttgtttttatttaaatatttaaaggttaatcgtgaatggcagaggcaaggtgcaggacaataccctggagagACAGGATAGCACCTCAGCACCcttttcatcaagctaggaccaaggagagtcaggcaatggctgttaataacTCAACAggttcttatatttatttattatatagtcATGGAATAAGACAGATAGGCAATGAATTAATCAGgatacatacacatatgatcagcgtccaagcctcctagCCATCAAGCTagacccagggagggccaggcaatggccgctggtGACTCAGCAGCTTCATATGTTTATAGATTATGGAGTTATCGAATAAGAGAGATTGATAATTAATTCATCAGAATGAACCGTAGTATTATCAGATCATGCATTCCCACTTTTATGCTTGTAGAAAAAGTAAGGGTATTTTTGACTCAATTGTTTCGACGTCAGTATTTTGTTACGTCAATATAGTGAATTAAGTTCTCAATACGCTCCCCAGACGATCAGTATCTTATTGCAACGTTATAAATTGCGTAAAAATATATACgcaccacttattattattattattattattattattattattattattattattattattattattattattattattagccaagcttcaactctagtaggaaaagcaagatgctataagcccaagggctccaatagggaaaaatagcccaatgaggaaaggaaataaggaaataaataaatgatgagagcaaattaacaataaatcattctaaaaacagtaacaaaatgattgatgaaattatttttttttataaacccatTTTTCTCATAGTGCTCCAACTTGGGATTTGTTTGTCAGTATTAAATAGTAGTAATATATGAGTATTAATTAGAGAATTTAGAATTGTAGATTATTGTTAAGTAAATATAGCATCTATTGAATTCCTTCAGATACTTAAACTAATTACTAATTGATTCCTTTGAAAGATTCTTAGAAATACAGTACTTTATTGATACAACAGGTGACTTTCTGTTTAGAAATAATACggtgttttttatcatttttattttgaatttgtcGAAATATGCTAAttaaaaagtaaattgaaaaataGTTCACGAGAGTACTTAAATTCCTAATATGTGATATGAGAAGATGGAGGCACGTTGTTCACTGTTCTGTATGGAGCTATGTGTGATATAATATTGATTTTTCTTGTTTAGGCTTAAAGTTAAGTAGGTATGTCGAAATACGTTTGCATATAAAAggaaaatcatgaataaatttaTTGAAATAGAAGATGTGAAATAGAAGTAATATTTCAATTGAAGAAAGTGATTCTAGATTATTTTAAGTAGATATGTCTCTATACGTAtacattcaaaaagaaaaatatgatgaataaatttATTGAAATAGCAGATGTGAAATAGAAGTAATATTTCACTTAAAGAAAGTGATTCTACATTATTTCAAATAGATATGTCTCAATACGTATACATTCAAAggaaaaatatgatgaataaatttGTTGATATGGCTGCAGTGGGATAGAAGGAATATTTCCCTTAAAGTAGGTGATTCTAGATTACTTTaattcatcatcacctcctcctacgcctattgacgcaaagggcctcggttagatttcgccagtcgtctctatcttgctgcttttaaatcaatacttacccattcatcatctcctactacattCACAATGATTATTGGTTTATTTAAAGGAAGTCATATACCAAATGCTCTAaaatggcgctgatcatatgtggatATGGCcatactctagggcattgtcctgcttgatagggcaatgtcactgtcccttgccttcgccattcatgagcgacctttaaacttgttGCCAGCCAATTTTCCACTCTTGTTGACGATCGAAAATTGTGTTTAGTCCCTTCTAAATCATCCTTTACTTTTTAGTCCCTTCTAAGTCATCCTTTACATTTTAGTCCCTTGTAAGTCATTCTGTAATTTTTAGTCCCTTCTAAGTCATCCTATAATTGATAGTACCTTCTAAGTCATCCTATACACTTTAGTCCCCCTAAGTCATCGTATACTTTCTAGTCCCATCTAAAGCATCCTATACTTTTTAGTCCCTTCTAAGTCATCCTATACTTTTTAGTCCCTTCTAAGTCATCCTATACATTTTAGTCCCTTCTAAGTCATTCTATACTTTCTACTCCCATCTAAATCATCCTATACTTTTTAGTCCCTTTTAAGTTATCTTATACTTTTTAGTCCCTTCTAAGTCATCCTATACTTTTTAGTACCTTCTAAGTCATCCTATACATTTTAGTCCCTTCTAAGTCATTCTATACTTTCTAGTCCCATCTAAATCCTCCTATACTTTTTAGTCCCTTTTAAGTCCCATCTAAATCATCCAATACTTTTTAGTCCCTTTTAAGTTATCTTATACTTTTTAGTCCCTTCTAAGTCATCCTATACTTTTTAGTCCCTTCTAAGACATCCTATACTTTTTAGTCCCTAATAAACTATCCTATACTTTTTAGTCCTTTCTAAATCATCCTATACTTTTTAGTCCCTTCTAAGTTATCCTATACTTTTTAGTCCCTTCTAAGACATCCTATACTTTTTGGTCCCTAATAAACCATCCTACACTTTCTAGTCCCTTCTAAATCATCCTATACTTTTTAGTCCCTTCTAAGTTATCCTACACTTTCTGGTCCCTTCTAAATTATCCTATGCTTTGTCGTCCCCTCTAAATCATCCTACACTTTTTAGTCCCTTCTAAATCATCTTATGCTTTTTAGTCCCTTCTAAATCATCCTATACTTTTTAGTCCCTTCTAAGTCATCCTATGCTTTTTAGTCCCTTCTAAATCATCCTATGCTTTTTAGTCCCTTCTAAATCATCCTATGCTTTTTAGTCCCTTTTAAATCATCCTATGCTTTTTAGTCCCTTCTAAATCATCCTATGGTTTTTAGTCCCTTCTAAGTCATCCTATGCTTTTTAGTCCCTTCTAAATCATCCTATGGTTTTTAGTCCCTTCTAAGTCATCCTATGCTTTTTAGTCCCTTCTAAATCATCCTATGCTTTTTAGTCCCTTTTAAATCATCCTATGCTTTTTAGTCCCTTCTAAATCATCCTATGGTTTTTAGTCCCTTCTAAGTCATCCTATGCTTTTTAGTCCCTTCTAAATCATCCTATGGTTTTTAGTCCCTTCTAAGTCATCCTATGCTTTTTAGTCCCTTCTAAATCATCCTATGCTTTTTAGTCCCTTTTAAATCATCCTATGCTTTTTAGTCCCTTCTAAATCATCCTATGGTTTTTAGTCCCTTCTAAGTCATCCTATGCTTTTTAGTCCCTTCTAAATCATCCTATGCTTTTTAGTCCCTTTTAAATCATCCTATGCTTTTTAGTCCCTTCTAAATCATCCTATGGTTTTTAGTCCCTTCTAAGTCATCCTATGCTTTTTAGTCCCTTCTAAATCATCCTATGGTTTTTAGTCCCTTCTAAGTCATCCTATGCTTTTTAGTCCCTTCTAAATCATCCTATGCTTTTTAGTCCCTTTTAAATCATCCTATGCTTTTTAGTCCCTTCTAAATCATCCTATGGTTTTTAGTCCCTTCTAAGTCATCCTATGCTTTTTAGTCCCTTCTAAATCATCCTATGGTTTTTAGTCCCTTCTAAGTCATCCTATGCTTTTTAGTCCCTTCTAAGTCATCCTATGCTTTTTAGTCCCTTCTAAGTCATCCTATGCTTTTTAGTCCCTTCTAAGTCATCCTATGCTTTTTAGTCCCTTCTAAGTCATCCTATGCTTTTTAGTCCCTTCTAAGTCATCCTATGCTTTTTAGTCCCTTCTAAATCATCCTATGCTTTTTAGTCCCTTCTAAATCATCCTATGCTTTTTAGTCCCTTTTAAATCATCCTATGCTTTTTAGTCCCTTCTAAATCATCCTATGGTTTTTAGTCCCTTCTAAGTCATCCTATGCTTTTTAGTCCCTTCTAAATCATCCTATGCTTTTTAGTCCCTTTTAAATCATCCTATGCTTTTTAGTCCCTTCTAAATCATCCTATGGTTTTTAGTCCCTTCTAAGTCATCCTATGCTTTTTAGTCCCTTCTAAATCATCCTATGGTTTTTAGTCCCTTCTAAGTCATCCTATGCTTTTTAGTCCCTTCTAAATCATCCTATGCTTTTTAGTCCCTTTTAAATCATCCTATGCTTTTTAGTCCCTTCTAAATCATCCTATGGTTTTTAGTCCCTTCTAAGTCATCCTATGCTTTTTAGTCCCTTCTAAATCATCCTATGGTTTTTAGTCCCTTCTAAGTCATCCTATGCTTTTTAGTCCCTTCTAAGTCATCCTATGCTTTTTAGTCCCTTCTAAGTCATCCTATGCTTTTTAGTCCCTTCTAAGTCATCCTATGCTTTTTAGTCCCTTCTAAGTCATCCTATGCTTTTTAGTCCCTTCTAAGTCATCCTATGCTTTTTAGTCCCTTCTAAATCATCCTATGCTTTTTAGTCCCTTCTAAATCATCCTATGCTTTTTAGTCCCTTTTAAATCATCCTATGCTTTTTAGTCCCTTCTAAATCATCCTATGGTTTTTAGTCCCTTCTAAGTCATCCTATGCTTTTTAGTCCCTTCTAAATCATCCTATGCTTTTTAGTCCCTTTTAAATCATCCTATGCTTTTTAGTCCCTTCTAAATCATCCTATGGTTTTTAGTCCCTTCTAAGTCATCCTATGCTTTTTAGTCCCTTCTAAATCATCCTATGGTTTTTAGTCCCTTCTAAGTCATCCTATGCTTTTTAGTCCCTTCTAAATCATCCTATGCTTTTTAGTCCCTTTTAAATCATCCTATGCTTTTTAGTCCCTTCTAAATCATCCTATGGTTTTTAGTCCCTTCTAAGTCATCCTATGCTTTTTAGTCCCTTCTAAATCATCCTATGGTTTTTAGTCCCTTCTAAGTCATCCTATGCTTTTTAGTCCCTTCTAAGTCATCCTATGCTTTTTAGTCCCTTCTAAGTCATCCTATGCTTTTTAGTCCCTTCTAAGTCATCCTATGCTTTTTAGTCCCTTCTAAGTCATCCTATGCTTTTTAGTCCCTTCTAAGTCATCCTATATAATCTCTTTACCTCACAGGTTGTCCAGAACGTCTTCGGCATGAGTGACCCAAACAAGGAATGCTGTATGGATGGAACTTTGAAACGTCAAAATGGAGAAGAATGGGTCAACAATGACGGTGCCAACTGTACATGTAACTCCGGTAACATCGC from Palaemon carinicauda isolate YSFRI2023 chromosome 44, ASM3689809v2, whole genome shotgun sequence encodes:
- the LOC137634561 gene encoding uncharacterized protein codes for the protein MISRVFKAYFLGLAIAVAMVHMAKAEGTNSTGGTSIDISSSVDDSYKYDQFVDVVLGAGQTIVSVVQNVFGMSDPNKECCMDGTLKRQNGEEWVNNDGANCTCNSGNIACTFSNVTTPAVTP